From one Streptomyces sp. R41 genomic stretch:
- a CDS encoding HAD family acid phosphatase: MHKPLRIAAIAATCAVAGAALYGTGVATAGQSTANSTHEPYNIGLLVKDIDTYYGTTLDSNGVYQASTDSPYAKDLARIDSDAKKYIDKAARKAHHRGENPAVVFDIDDTLLLSLDYEKKTNYTYNSASWAAYVAQADRPAVFGTPELVEYAESKGVEVFYNSGLKESQRASAVENLKKVGVDINLDADHMFLKDAANPPAYLSDCATAAAWNCTTVQYKSGTRQHIESLGYEIVANFGDQYSDLEGGYADKTYKLPNPTYFVS; encoded by the coding sequence ATGCATAAGCCACTGCGTATCGCGGCCATCGCCGCCACCTGTGCCGTCGCCGGTGCCGCCCTGTACGGCACCGGCGTCGCAACCGCCGGTCAGTCGACGGCGAACTCGACCCACGAGCCCTACAACATCGGGCTCCTGGTCAAGGACATCGACACCTACTACGGCACCACGCTCGACAGCAACGGCGTGTACCAGGCGTCCACGGACAGCCCGTACGCCAAGGACCTGGCGCGCATCGACTCCGACGCCAAGAAGTACATAGACAAGGCGGCGCGCAAGGCGCACCACCGGGGCGAGAACCCCGCGGTCGTCTTCGACATCGACGACACGCTGCTGCTCTCCCTCGACTACGAGAAGAAGACCAACTACACGTACAACTCGGCCTCTTGGGCCGCATACGTGGCCCAGGCCGACCGCCCGGCCGTCTTCGGCACCCCCGAACTCGTCGAGTACGCCGAGTCCAAGGGCGTCGAGGTCTTCTACAACTCGGGTCTGAAGGAGTCGCAGCGCGCCTCCGCGGTCGAGAACCTGAAGAAGGTCGGCGTCGACATCAACCTGGACGCCGACCACATGTTCCTCAAGGACGCGGCGAACCCGCCCGCGTACCTGAGCGACTGCGCCACCGCCGCCGCGTGGAACTGCACCACTGTGCAGTACAAGTCCGGCACCCGTCAGCACATCGAGTCCCTCGGGTACGAGATCGTCGCCAACTTCGGCGACCAGTACTCCGACCTCGAAGGGGGCTACGCCGACAAGACGTACAAGCTCCCGAACCCGACGTACTTCGTCAGCTAG